The window GGTCAGGGCCTTGGTGGAGCCCCACACCACGTTGGAGCGGTGGATGTTCGAGGGGATCGAGTAGATCGCGTCGTCCACGGTGAGGCGCTCCACGAGGGAGTCGGGGAACGCGTCACGCAGGCCGAACTCGTCGAACAGGTTCGCCACGTCGGTGATCTGACCGGCGTCGATGTAGTCGTTGAGCTCGGCACCGGCGTGGGCCTGGAAGGTGTCCGGCGGATCGCCGGCCTGCAGGCGGGACTGCAGCATGTCCTTGGCGGCGGAACCGGCGCCGCCGGCCACCGCGCCGTTGACGAACTCGACATCGGGGTGCTGCTCCTTGAACACCTCGACCAGGGCGTCGAGCCCGGCCTTCTCCGAGCCCTGCGCCCACCAGGTGAAGACCTCGACGGAGCCGCCGCCACCTCCACCGCTGCCGCCGGAGCCGCCGTTGTCATCGCCGCCACAGGCGGCCAGGGTCCCGGCGGCCGCGACCGCACCGGGGAGAGCGAGAACATACCTGCGCTTGATCAACTGAACGTTCTCCTTCGAACCGCCGCGGCCTCGGTGCACGCGGACTTCCGTCGTTGTCCCGCACATCGTCCCACCGTTGGGCACTCCGAACTGCGCTATTGCGCGATTGTGATCGAATCGTTCCCGAATCCAAGCGAATCCACCATCACGCCGGGTTGATGGCGAGACTGATGGGTGGGCCGATGGTGGGCCGCGCAGCGCGCCTCACAGATCGATCGACACCTCCGCGCCCTGCTTGGCGGATGCGTAGCAGGCATCGAGGATCCGTGCCCGGCGCAGGGCCTCAAGGCCCACGTGCTGCCCGGGCTCGCCGGTGCGCACCTTCTCCAGGAAGTTCGCGACGGCCGCGGCGTGCTTGCCGTGCTCGCCCACCTCGGGGCGCAGCTCGGCTGGCATGCCCTGCACCTCGGTCCACACGTTCAGACGCTGATAGGGGTCGCGGGGGTTGCCGCCCCACTCCACGCTGGCCCCGCCCTCGGAGCCGTACAGGGTCACGTACACCTGGTCGTAGGGGATCCACTGGGCCCAGCTGGTCTCCAGCAGCAGGGTGCCGCCGTCCTCCATGCGCAGGAAGGCGGAGGCGAGGTCCTCCACCTCGAAGGGCATGTCCTCCACCACGCTGGAGACCCCGAATCCGCTGCCCCCGCGACCGCGGGGTCCGAACTGGGCATGGGTGGAGGCGGAGACGGCGGTGACCTGCGGCTCCCCCATCAGGTGCAGCGACATGTCCAGCATGTGCACGCCGATGTCCATCAACGCTCCACCACCGGCACTGGCGGCGCTCGTGAACCAGGTGCCCATGCCGGGGATGCCCTTGCGGCGCAGCCATCCGGTCTTGGCGTAGTAGATCTCCCCCAGCACCCCGGACTCGACCACCTCGCGCAGGGAGGTGACGTCACCGCGCTGGCGGTGGTTGAAGGCGATGTCCAGCACCTTCCCGGTGCGACGGGCCGCCTCGACCATGGTGGCGGCCGCCTCCCCGGTCTCGGCCATCGGCTTCTCGCACAGCACGTTCACCCCGGCCTCCAGTGCCTGCACGGTCATCGGGGCGTGCAGGAAGGTGGGGGTGGCGATGGAGACCACGTCCAGCTGCTCCTCGGTGAGCATGGTGGTGTAGTCCGGGTAGCGGCCCGCGACATCGTGCTGATCGCCCAGCTGATCCAGCAGGTGCTGCTCCTTCCCGGAGATCGCCACCAGCTCCACCGCGGGATCAGCGGCGTAGGCGTCGATGTGCTGCTGGCCGGCCCAGCCCAGTCCGATCACCCCGGCCCGCAGGACGCTCCCGGTCTGCGAGTCGGTGGCACGGCCGGTTCCGGCGGGGTCAGCACCGGCAGGGTCAGCACCGGCAGGGTTCGTCGCGGTCATGGGGGTGCTCCTCGGTGGTGCGTGGTCGCGGTCGTTCAATCCAGACTAGGGGCGCGGGCAGGGGCTGCGCTGCCGTCGCCACGTGTCGGATCCAGAAGGGCCAGTGGGTCCTCGCGCAGTCTCGCCAGTGCCAGCTCGATAGCGCCGTGCACCACCACCTCGGGGCCGTGCTCGCTGGCGATCACCACCGTCTCCACGCCCAGCAGACTCCAGAAGATCGCTACGTGCCGCTCGGGATCCCCTGCGGCGACGGTCGATGCCGGGCCGTGGGTCCTCCCACCGGCTCGGGCGACTACCAGTCCGTTCCCTGCCGGCCGTGCGACCGCACACCACTGAGGCTGCCCTGCATGGCCGTCCCAGGGATACCGGGCTCTCAGGGCCGTGCGTCGAGGGTGACCGTGATCTCCTGGGCCTCACCGTCGCGGATGATGTCGAGGGTGACCTCGGTGCCCACCGGCCGTTCACGGATCTGCGCGATCAGCGAGAGGGCGGAGTCCACGGCCTCGTCGTCGATCGCGAGGATGCCATCGCCCTCCTGCAGGCCGGCCTGCGCTGCGGGGCCGTCGGGTGCCACGTTCGCGACACCTGCGGCCCACCGCTGGGCCCCGTCGACCTCGACGATCACGTCGCCCACACCCACGCCCAGGTAGGCGTGCTGGACGGTGCCTTTCTCCAGGATCTGGTCAACCACGGACCGCATCTGCCGTGAGGTGATCGCGAAGCCGATGCCGATGTTGCCGGATTCGGGGCCGAGTGCGGCGATCGAGGAGTTGATGCCCACCAGCTGGCCGTTCGCGTCGACCAGGGCGCCCCCGGAGTTGCCGGGGTTGATCGCGGCGCTGGTCTGGATGGCGTTGGTGACCACGGGCTCCTGCGCCTCCGACGCCGACGGTTCAGCGCTGCCAGCCGTCACGGGACGATCCAGCGCGCTGACGATGCCGGTGGTGACCGTGCCGGACAGTCCCAGCGGGTTACCCACGGCCATCACGGGTTCGCCGACCACCAATTCGTCGGAATCGGCGACCTCGATCGGGGTCAGGTCTGCGGGAGCATCGGCGATCTCCAGGACCGCGAGGTCGCTGGCCTGATCGCTGCCCAGCACGGACGCCTCGAAGACCCGCTCGTCAGCGAGCGTCACCAGGATCTGCCCGCCCTCGGTGGCCCCGGCGATGACGTGGTGGTTGGTGACCACGTGGCCCTGCTCGTCGATGATCACGCCGGATCCGGCGCCACCGCCCTGCGAGGTGCGCACCGAGATCGAGACCACGCTCGGTGCGACCTGCGCTGCCGTGGCAGACCAGTCCCCGCCCGCCGATGCCGCGACGGCAGCCGGCTCAGAGGCCGGTTCGGAGGCGGAGGAGGCAGGCGATGCATCGGGGGCAGCGGGACCGGTGTCCGCGCCTGTGCACCCCGCCAATGCCAGGGCCACACAGGATGCCAGGACCAGTGGTGCAGCGGTGCCTCTCACCCGTCGGATCGTCCTGATCGTGCTCGGCCGCGTGATCCTCATCCCTGATCTACCCCTCTCATAGACAGCGCAGCGGCGCACGATGCGCCGCGACGGCGAAAGAGGTGGACCGCCGGCGCCTCTTCGCAAGACACCGGCGATCTCCCCCTACGGGAAGCATCCCACCGCATAGTCTCTGCCAACTGTAAGGGATGCGAAAGCCTCCTGGGAGACGGACGGTGAACCGCTCAGATCTCCTCGAGTGCCTCCGGGGTCTCCGGCAGGATCTGTCCGCCATCCACCACGATGCCTTGCCCGGTGATGTACCGGGCGCCGTCCGAGGCGAGGAAGGCGACGGTCGCACCGATGTCCTCCGGCTCACCGAGGTAGCCGGCAGGCACGGACCGTGCCATCTGGTCCAGGTAGTCCTGCCCCAGCTCCTTCAGACCCGGGGTCAGGATGTTGCCGGGCAGCACAGCATTGATCGTGATGCCCCTGCGTGCCAGTTCGATCGCGGCGGAGCGCACGAACCCCATCTGCGCGGCCTTGGTGGCCCCGTAGTGGGACCACGCCGGGAAGCCCGTGTAGTTGCCGGTGATCGAACTGGTCACCACGATGCGACCGCGCCCCGATGCCTCCAGTGCGGGGATCGCCGCCTGGACGGCGTGGATGGTGCCCTTGACGTTGATGTCGAAGATCAGATCAATGTCCTCGTCGGTCATCGTCTCGATGCGGGCCTGCGGGTACACCCCTGCGTTGGAGGCCAGCACGGAGAGTCCTCCGAGCTCGTCGGCCGCTCGGGCGATCACCTCGTCGCACGCCGCGCGATCACGCACGTCGAGCACGTAGGCGGTGAAGCCGTCCTCCCTTGCCTGGGAGCATTCGTCCTCGGTGAGGCCGGTGACGATGACCTGGGCGCCGTGGTCGCGGAGCTGGCGTGCGATGCCGGCGCCGATGCCGACGGTCCCTCCGGTCACCAGGGCGGTGCGGGAATCAAGCAGTGCGGTCACGGAGATCCACTCCTCGGTCGAGATCAGAGTCCTGGCTCGCCGACCGTGGTTCGACGGCCGCTTCCACTGTAGTTCGGCAAGCGGGCCCCGGGCCGGGACCTGCGATGGGCCCCGGAGCAGGTCAGCGCTGCAGGACGGCTGACCGGCGCATTGAGGCACCGCCGCGGAGGATCAGCTAGTTGGATTCCGCAGGCTCTGACGCGCCGCGGGCGTGGCTGATAGGTCCCGTCTATGCCACCCGTGAGCGGCCCTCCCCCACACAGGCACGCGGCCCAGCTGAGTATTCGTAGTCGTGGGAGCCACCGAATCTTGCTCTTGGGGACCGCCGATCGTGCCGACGGGGGCCAGTAGCCGCCGCGGTGGGGACCACTGGCTCCCGCCGGCATCGGGTCACTGGGGCAGTGCGGTGTGTTCTCGCATGTTCCTGTCGCCGGTGTCGATCCAGATTGTGTTGTGCACGATGCGGTCCATGATCGCATCGGCGTGGACTGCTCCACCGAGCCGGGCGTGCCAGTCCTTCTTCGGGTACTGGGTGCAGAACACGGTCGAGCCGGTGTCATAGCGGCGCTCGAGCAGTTCCAGCAGCATCGAACGCATTCCCTCGTCAGGATGGTCCAGCAGCCACTCGTCGATCACCAGCAGCGAGAACGTGGAGTACTTCCGCAGGAACTTCGTCTGGCCCTGCGGCTTGTCCTTTGCCAGGGCCCAGGCCTCTTCGAGGTCGGGCATTCGGATGTAGTGGGCTCGGAGCCGGTGCTGGCAGGCCTGCTTCGCCAGCGCGCAGCCGAGGTAGGACTTCCCTGAGCCGGTGAAGCCCTGGAAGACCACGTTCTGTTGCCGCTGGATGAAGGAGCAGGTTGCCAGTTGCGCGATCACGTTCCGGTTCAGTCCCCGTTCCTCGACCAGATCCAGCCGCCGCAGGTCCGCTCCGGGATAACGCAGCCCCGCCCGGCGGATCAGACCCTCGACCTTTCCATGATTGAAGATGGAATGCGCCTCGTCCACGATCAGCTGGAGCCGTTCCTGGAACGACATCCCCAGCACGTGAGCCTCATCCTGGGCATCGATCGCGTCCAGCAGCGCGGTCGCGCCCATCTCGCGCAGCTTCCGCTTCGTGTCGTTATCGATCACGCTCACCGGACACCTCCGGCGTAGTAGTCGGCGCCACGGACGTATCCGCCGTCTTCCGCGGGTTCCTCGCGGGGTGGACGCAGGGCGGCGACCTTGTCCTGCCCGGTGGCCAAGATCGGGTGCAGATGCGCATAGCGCGGTGAACGGACCCGTCCCGTCAGCGCGAGTGCGCAGGCCGCCTCGACCCGATCTACGGAGAAGCGGCGAGAGAGCCGTAGCACCGCCAACGCGGGATCCAGGCCCTGTTCCACGATCGGCACGGACTCGAAGATCCGCTGGATCACGATCACCGTGGCCGGCCCGACCCGATCTGCCCACGCCCGCACCCTCTGCGCGTCCCAGGCCTGGAAACGCTCGCCCGCAGGTAGGTCCGCGTCGTTGGTGCGGTACTCATTGCTCGCGGTCTCCGGGAGCAGCAGGTGACTGGTCAGTCGCTGGCTGCCCTGATAGATCTCCAGCGTCCGGGCCGTGATGCGCAGATCGACCTTCGCGCCGATGTGCGCGAACGGCGCGGAGTAGAAGTTCCGCGCGAACGTGACGTGCCCGTTCCTGCCCACTCGTCGTCCGTAGTGCCATGTCGAGATCTCGTAGGGCACCGCCGGCAGCGGCGTCAGCAGCGGCCGCTCCTCCGCGTCGAACACGCTGGCGCGGGATCCGGGCCGCTTCTGGAACGGCTCCGCGTTATAGGCCTCCATCCGCTGCCCGATGGCGGCTGCAAGTTCGGGCAGGGACGTGAATCGCTGATCCCGCAGCCCGGCGATGACCCAGGTCGCGACGTGCGCGACGGTGTTCTCCACGCTCGCCTTGTCTTTCGGTTTCCGCACCCTCCCCGGGAGCACCGCCGCCGAGTAATGCGCTGCCATCTCGCGATACGCATCGTTCAGGACGATCTCGCCCTCGCGGGGGTGCTTCACCACACCGGTCTTGAGGTTGTCCGGAACGATCCTCGGGACCGTCCCGCCCAGCGCCTCGAACATCGCTACGTGCGCTCGCAGCCAGGACTCCTGGCGCATATCCAGCGCCGGGAAGCAGAACGCGTAACGAGAAAAAGGCAGGCAGGCAACGAACAAGAACACCTTCGAGACCTCGCCGGTGACCGGATCGGCCAGCTCCATCGTGGGGCCGGACCAGTCGACCTCCACGCTCTGGCCGGCCTTGTGACCGACTCTCGAAGCGGCACCGGTGACCATGACGTGGTGCTGGTAGGTGCGGCAAAACCGGTCATACCCCATCGCCGGATCCCCAGCCGCCGTGGTCGCGTCGAAGTACTCGCCGTGCAACAGCTTCAGCGTCACGCCGACCCTGGCCATCTCTCGATGGACCTGTTCCCAGTCCGGCTGTGCGAACACGCTCTCGTGCTCGCCCCGGCCCGGGAACAACCGGGCATACACCTGCTCATCGGCGACGTCCGCGATATCGCCCCACCCGATCCCTGCAGCGTCAGCGGCCTCGAACACCGCCCTCACGGACTTGCGGGACATGCCCTGCGAGGACGAAATCGCTCGCCCCGACAGACCTTCTGCGCGCAGCTGGAGCACCAGCTTCGCCCTGATCTTCCGTACCATTCCAGATTGCTCCTTCCGCCGCGTGCCCTATACACACGGCGGAAGGAGCGTAGACAGAGCGGCCCCAACGACACCACTGGTGGTCCCGAACGACGCCACCGCTACGGCAGCGACGTGGCACCCGAACCCTCGATCAGCGGACCCCAGCGAGGCGAATATTCAGCCCAGCCGATGATCCGGTGCGTGCTGCCGCGTTCGCAGGGGTCGGGCTGGGGCTCGGCCCAGCCCTGAGGGGTAGGGGTCAACCATGGGGTCATGGGGAGAGGGTAGGAGCGGGGGCCGACATGCCTGCGCTACCCGAAGCGCGACGGACACCATCGCGTTGCTGTCAGCGCTGCTGTCAAGAGGTGTTCGAGACGAGTCGGCATCTGTTCCTTGGGGATGGTGTCTCCAGAAGCCCTAGTCACACGTGCGCTCGGCTTTCCTCAACCTTGGACTGGAATGTCGAGTGGCTCGCGGGACAGCAAGCTGCCGATGAGCTCCTCGATGCGGGTGCGGATCTCGTCGCGCACCGGGCGGACTTCCGCGACGCCCTTGCCGGCTGGGTCCTCGAGTTTCCTGTCCTCGTACCGCTTGCCGGTGTAGTAGGGGCAGGCGTCGCCGCATCCCATGGTGATGACCACGTCGGAGGCCTGGACGGATTCGGGGGTGAGGACCTTCGGCTTCTGGTGGGAGATCTCGATGCCGACCTCCGCTATGGCCTCCACCGCTGCGGGGTTGATCGAGTCGGCGGGCGCAGACCCGGCGGAGCGGACCTCGATGCGGTCCCCGGCGAGCTCCCTCAGCCACCCGGCTGCCATCTGGGATCGACCGGCGTTGTGGACACAGACGAACAAGACGCTGGGGCGAGCGGTCATGGGAGCCTCCCGACCGGGGGTGAGGTTCAGGCGATGTCGAGGAACGCGCGGAGTTCGGCAAAGGCGGACGGGACGACGGAGTAGTGGGCCCAGCGGCCCTTCTGCTCGCGCGTGAGCAGGCCGGCGTCGACAAGCTTCTTCATGTGGTGGCTGACGGTGGGCTGACTGATGCCGAGCGGCTCGGTGAGATCGCACGCGCAGACCGACTCACAGCCCTGGGCGGCGACGTGGGAGAGGAGCCGGAGGCGTGTGGGGTCGGACAGCGCCTTGAACAGGGAGGCGATCCTCTCGGCGTCGACGGTGTCGACCGGACCTGCGGACAGCGAGCAGCACTCCTCAGAGCCGATCCTCGCCGTGAATCCGGTGGCTGTGGCGTCGGTCGTCGTGGACATGCCCTCACCTTACATTGACAGTCATCGATGTGGGGCATAGCGTACGCATCGATAACCGTCGATGGAAGGAACATGGCCCTGATGAGTACGACCACCAAGGATGTGGAGCAGCCGCGCGTAATGGAGGAGATGTCCTTCCTCGATCGCTGGCTCCCGGTATGGATCCTGGCCGCCATGGCCGTGGGGCTCCTCCTGGGGCGGTTCGTCCCCGGCCTGAACACCGCACTGGAGGCGGTAAAGATCGGATCCGTGTCCCTCCCCATCGCGATCGGACTGCTGGTGATGATGTACCCGGTCCTGGCGAAGGTCCGCTACGACGAGACCCGCAGAATCGGAGCTGACCGACGCCTGCTGGTGACCTCCCTGGTGCTGAACTGGCTCGTCGGACCGGCACTCATGTTCGGCCTCGCGTGGATCTTCCTTGCCGACCTGCCGGAGTACCGGACCGGCCTGATCATCGTGGGCCTCGCGCGCTGCATCGCGATGGTGCTCATCTGGAACGACCTCGCCTGCGGCGACCGCGAAGCTGCCGCCGTGCTGGTCGCGATCAACTCCGTCTTCCAGGTGATCGCCTTCGGTGCCCTGGGCTGGTTCTACCTCCAGGCGCTGCCGTCGTGGCTAGGGCTGCCGACCACGTCGGCCGAATTCTCGATCGGCGCGATCGTCCTCAGCGTGCTGATCTTCCTCGGGATCCCCCTGGTCGCCGGCTTCCTGACCCGCATCCTCGGGGAGAAGGCGAAGGGTCGGGCCTGGTACGAGGAGCGGTTCCTCCCGAAGATCGGCCCGTGGGCGCTGTACGGGCTGCTTTTCACCATCGTGCTGCTGTTCGCTCTCCAAGGCGACGCGATCCTCTCCGCCCCGGGTGAATATTCGCCTCGCTGGGGTCCGCTGATCGAGGGTTCGGGTGCCACGTCGCTGCCGTAGCGGTGGCGTCGTTCGGGACCACCAGTGGTGTCGTTGGGGCCGCTCTGTCTACGCTCCTTCCGCCGTGTGTATAGGGCACGCGGCGGAAGGAGCAATCTGGAATGGTACGGAAGATCAGGGCGAAGCTGGTGCTCCAGCTGCGCGCAGAAGGTCTGTCGGGGCGAGCGATTTCGTCCTCGCAGGGCATGTCCCGCAAGTCCGTGAGGGCGGTGTTCGAGGCCGCTGACGCTGCAGGGATCGGGTGGGGCGATATCGCGGACGTCGCCGATGAGCAGGTGTATGCCCGGTTGTTCCCGGGCCGGGGCGAGCACGAGAGCGTGTTCGCACAGCCGGACTGGGAACAGGTCCATCGAGAGATGGCCAGGGTCGGCGTGACGCTGAAGCTGTTGCACGGCGAGTACTTCGACGCGACCACGGCGGCTGGGGATCCGGCGATGGGGTATGACCGGTTTTGCCGCACCTACCAGCACCACGTCATGGTCACCGGTGCCGCTTCGAGAGTCGGTCACAAGGCCGGCCAGAGCGTGGAGGTCGACTGGTCCGGCCCCACGATGGAGCTGGCCGATCCGGTCACCGGCGAGGTCTCGAAGGTGTTCTTGTTCGTTGCCTGCCTGCCTTTTTCTCGTTACGCGTTCTGCTTCCCGGCGCTGGATATGCGCCA is drawn from Brachybacterium muris and contains these coding sequences:
- a CDS encoding Gfo/Idh/MocA family protein, encoding MTATNPAGADPAGADPAGTGRATDSQTGSVLRAGVIGLGWAGQQHIDAYAADPAVELVAISGKEQHLLDQLGDQHDVAGRYPDYTTMLTEEQLDVVSIATPTFLHAPMTVQALEAGVNVLCEKPMAETGEAAATMVEAARRTGKVLDIAFNHRQRGDVTSLREVVESGVLGEIYYAKTGWLRRKGIPGMGTWFTSAASAGGGALMDIGVHMLDMSLHLMGEPQVTAVSASTHAQFGPRGRGGSGFGVSSVVEDMPFEVEDLASAFLRMEDGGTLLLETSWAQWIPYDQVYVTLYGSEGGASVEWGGNPRDPYQRLNVWTEVQGMPAELRPEVGEHGKHAAAVANFLEKVRTGEPGQHVGLEALRRARILDACYASAKQGAEVSIDL
- a CDS encoding S1C family serine protease, which translates into the protein MRITRPSTIRTIRRVRGTAAPLVLASCVALALAGCTGADTGPAAPDASPASSASEPASEPAAVAASAGGDWSATAAQVAPSVVSISVRTSQGGGAGSGVIIDEQGHVVTNHHVIAGATEGGQILVTLADERVFEASVLGSDQASDLAVLEIADAPADLTPIEVADSDELVVGEPVMAVGNPLGLSGTVTTGIVSALDRPVTAGSAEPSASEAQEPVVTNAIQTSAAINPGNSGGALVDANGQLVGINSSIAALGPESGNIGIGFAITSRQMRSVVDQILEKGTVQHAYLGVGVGDVIVEVDGAQRWAAGVANVAPDGPAAQAGLQEGDGILAIDDEAVDSALSLIAQIRERPVGTEVTLDIIRDGEAQEITVTLDARP
- the fabG gene encoding 3-oxoacyl-ACP reductase FabG produces the protein MTALLDSRTALVTGGTVGIGAGIARQLRDHGAQVIVTGLTEDECSQAREDGFTAYVLDVRDRAACDEVIARAADELGGLSVLASNAGVYPQARIETMTDEDIDLIFDINVKGTIHAVQAAIPALEASGRGRIVVTSSITGNYTGFPAWSHYGATKAAQMGFVRSAAIELARRGITINAVLPGNILTPGLKELGQDYLDQMARSVPAGYLGEPEDIGATVAFLASDGARYITGQGIVVDGGQILPETPEALEEI
- a CDS encoding ATP-binding protein, with translation MSVIDNDTKRKLREMGATALLDAIDAQDEAHVLGMSFQERLQLIVDEAHSIFNHGKVEGLIRRAGLRYPGADLRRLDLVEERGLNRNVIAQLATCSFIQRQQNVVFQGFTGSGKSYLGCALAKQACQHRLRAHYIRMPDLEEAWALAKDKPQGQTKFLRKYSTFSLLVIDEWLLDHPDEGMRSMLLELLERRYDTGSTVFCTQYPKKDWHARLGGAVHADAIMDRIVHNTIWIDTGDRNMREHTALPQ
- the istA gene encoding IS21 family transposase — protein: MVRKIRAKLVLQLRAEGLSGRAISSSQGMSRKSVRAVFEAADAAGIGWGDIADVADEQVYARLFPGRGEHESVFAQPDWEQVHREMARVGVTLKLLHGEYFDATTAAGDPAMGYDRFCRTYQHHVMVTGAASRVGHKAGQSVEVDWSGPTMELADPVTGEVSKVFLFVACLPFSRYAFCFPALDMRQESWLRAHVAMFEALGGTVPRIVPDNLKTGVVKHPREGEIVLNDAYREMAAHYSAAVLPGRVRKPKDKASVENTVAHVATWVIAGLRDQRFTSLPELAAAIGQRMEAYNAEPFQKRPGSRASVFDAEERPLLTPLPAVPYEISTWHYGRRVGRNGHVTFARNFYSAPFAHIGAKVDLRITARTLEIYQGSQRLTSHLLLPETASNEYRTNDADLPAGERFQAWDAQRVRAWADRVGPATVIVIQRIFESVPIVEQGLDPALAVLRLSRRFSVDRVEAACALALTGRVRSPRYAHLHPILATGQDKVAALRPPREEPAEDGGYVRGADYYAGGVR
- a CDS encoding arsenate reductase ArsC, which translates into the protein MTARPSVLFVCVHNAGRSQMAAGWLRELAGDRIEVRSAGSAPADSINPAAVEAIAEVGIEISHQKPKVLTPESVQASDVVITMGCGDACPYYTGKRYEDRKLEDPAGKGVAEVRPVRDEIRTRIEELIGSLLSREPLDIPVQG
- a CDS encoding ArsR/SmtB family transcription factor, producing the protein MSTTTDATATGFTARIGSEECCSLSAGPVDTVDAERIASLFKALSDPTRLRLLSHVAAQGCESVCACDLTEPLGISQPTVSHHMKKLVDAGLLTREQKGRWAHYSVVPSAFAELRAFLDIA